The proteins below are encoded in one region of Blochmannia endosymbiont of Camponotus (Colobopsis) obliquus:
- the nuoM gene encoding NADH-quinone oxidoreductase subunit M translates to MFLFCLIFIPFVTGLLCWQSERISTSVPRWLALIGLGIFFFFIFLLCNKLQNISSPIDGFSRWKLEFCCSWIKRFGINFHLVLDDLSLLMILLSGFLGVFSVLCSWQEIKNHQGLFYLNILFILGSSIGIFLAADLFLFFFFWEIILIPMYFLISFWGHKDIGVKFCIEAATKFFIYSQMSGLVLLIAIFGLVVTYYNIHGVWTFSYVNLLHTVMTQKMEFLLMLGFFLAFAIKMPVVPLHGWLPDVHVQVPTAGSVDLVGILLKTSVYGLLRFNIVLFPHASKHFALFAMCLGIINIFYGSWMAFSQNDIKKFIAYSNISHMGFLLLAIYSGSQLAYQGIIIQILSYSISSAGMFIICGQLYERLHTRDIRLMGGLWEKLNFIPALFLFFVVAMLGFPGTGNFVGEMSILFGCFQIKPYITIIATFGLVFISVCFLFLVQRICYGSSIHVECLSNATFREQMILIVLMVSLLFLGIFPQLIIEYSSLIMNNISSCFITRYY, encoded by the coding sequence ATGTTTTTATTTTGTCTAATTTTTATTCCTTTTGTTACTGGATTATTATGCTGGCAGAGTGAACGAATTTCTACATCTGTTCCGCGTTGGTTGGCTTTAATTGGGCTTGGAATATTTTTTTTCTTTATTTTTCTTTTATGTAATAAATTGCAAAATATTTCATCGCCGATTGATGGTTTTTCAAGATGGAAATTAGAATTTTGTTGTTCTTGGATTAAACGGTTTGGAATTAATTTTCATTTAGTATTAGATGATTTATCATTATTAATGATATTGTTATCTGGCTTTCTTGGAGTGTTTTCTGTGCTTTGTTCATGGCAGGAAATAAAAAATCATCAAGGTTTATTTTATTTAAATATTTTGTTTATTTTGGGTAGTAGTATTGGTATTTTTCTTGCAGCGGATTTGTTTCTTTTCTTTTTCTTTTGGGAAATTATATTAATACCAATGTATTTTTTAATATCTTTCTGGGGGCATAAAGATATAGGTGTTAAATTTTGTATTGAAGCAGCAACTAAATTTTTTATTTATTCACAGATGAGTGGCTTAGTTTTGTTGATAGCTATTTTTGGACTAGTAGTAACATATTATAATATACATGGTGTATGGACTTTTAGTTATGTGAATTTATTACATACTGTAATGACCCAAAAGATGGAATTTTTATTAATGCTCGGTTTTTTTCTTGCATTTGCTATAAAAATGCCTGTAGTTCCGTTACACGGTTGGTTACCCGATGTACACGTCCAAGTTCCAACAGCCGGATCTGTTGATTTAGTTGGGATTTTGTTAAAGACATCAGTGTATGGATTACTTCGTTTTAATATTGTTTTATTTCCACATGCTTCAAAGCATTTTGCACTGTTTGCAATGTGTTTAGGTATAATAAATATTTTTTATGGTTCTTGGATGGCTTTTTCTCAAAATGATATAAAAAAGTTTATTGCATATTCCAATATTTCTCATATGGGTTTTTTGTTATTAGCTATTTATAGTGGTAGTCAATTAGCTTATCAGGGCATAATAATACAAATATTATCTTATAGTATTTCCTCTGCAGGAATGTTTATTATTTGCGGCCAATTGTATGAACGTTTACACACTAGAGATATTCGTTTGATGGGTGGTTTATGGGAAAAATTAAATTTTATTCCTGCGTTATTTTTATTTTTTGTCGTTGCAATGCTTGGGTTTCCAGGGACTGGTAATTTTGTTGGTGAAATGAGTATTTTATTTGGTTGTTTTCAAATCAAACCATATATTACGATAATAGCTACTTTTGGTTTAGTATTTATTTCCGTTTGTTTTCTTTTTTTGGTACAACGTATTTGTTATGGTTCTAGTATTCATGTTGAATGTTTGAGTAATGCGACTTTTCGTGAACAAATGATACTTATTGTACTAATGGTATCGTTGTTGTTTCTTGGTATATTTCCTCAATTAATTATAGAATATTCAAGTTTAATCATGAATAATATTAGCAGTTGTTTTATTACAAGATACTATTGA